One Chaetodon auriga isolate fChaAug3 chromosome 14, fChaAug3.hap1, whole genome shotgun sequence genomic window carries:
- the maco1b gene encoding macoilin-2 isoform X2: MKRRNADCSKLRRPLKRNRITEGIYGSTFLYLKFLVVWALVLLADFVLEFRFEYLWPFWLFIRSVYDSFRYQGLAFSVFFVCVAFTSDIICLLFIPVQWLFFAASTYVWVQYVWHTERGVCLPTVSLWILFVYIEAAIRFKDLKNFHVDLCRPFAAHCIGYPVVTLGFGFKSYVSYKMRLRKQKEVQKENEFYMQLLQQALPPEQQMLQRQEREAEEAAAKGISEVDTPPVSQNGAPANKKTSAPLPELEYREKGKEGRGGGEAKKQHNSNSILPSSVDSKLQEMEYMENHMNNKRLTTELGSTENLLLKEDNNSSCSSSSSSSSKNYKNASSNAATLNSSPRGHSATNGSVPSSAPSSSSSTGKNEKKHKLAVGKGTSGGSHRDPTDNCIPNNQLSKPEALVRLEQDVKKLKADLQASRQVEQDLRSQIGSLGSAERSIRTELGQLRQENELLQNKLHNAVQAKQKDKQAVGQLEKRLKAEQEARAAAEKQLADEKKRKKLEEATAARAVALAAASRGECTDTLRRRITELETECKKLTMDIKLKEDQIRELELKVQELHKYKENEKDTEVLMSALSAMQDKTQHLENSLSAETRIKLDLFSALGDAKRQLEIAQGQILQKDQEIKDLKQKIAEVMAVMPSISYTADTSSMTPVAPHYSSKFMDTNPSGLDPNASVYQPLKK; encoded by the exons atgaagcGGCGCAATGCGGACTGCAGCAAACTCCGACGGCCGTTAAAACGGAACCGAATCACTGAGGGTATATACGGCAG TACCTTCCTGTACCTGAAGTTCCTGGTGGTGTGGGCACTTGTGCTACTGGCAGACTTTGTTCTGGAGTTCAGGTTTGAATACCTCTGGCCATTCTGGCTCTTCATCCGGAGTGTGTACGACTCCTTTAGATACCAGGGGCTG GCTTTCTCAgtattctttgtgtgtgttgcgttTACCTCGGACATCATttgcctcctcttcatcccagtGCAATGGCTATTCTTCGCTGCCAGTACCTATGTGTGGGTGCAGTATGTTTGGCACACAG agagAGGTGTCTGTCTGCCCACCGTGTCCCTATGGATACTCTTTGTGTACATAGAGGCAGCCATCAGATTCAAAGACCTGAAGAACTTCCACGTGGACCTGTGTCGTCCTTTTGCTGCACACTG CATTGGCTACCCAGTGGTCACACTGGGCTTCGGCTTCAAGAGCTATGTAAGCTATAAGATGCGCCTCCGGAAGCAAAAGGAGGTGCAGAAGGAGAATGAGTTTTAcatgcagctcctgcagcaggcTCTGCCTCCAGAGCAACAGATGCTTCAGAGGCAAGAGCGAGAAGCAGAAGAAG cagcagcaaaaggaaTATCTGAAGTGGACACACCTCCAGTGTCACAGAATGGCGCCCCAGCCAATAAAAAGACATCGGCACCACTGCCGGAGTTAGAGTatagagaaaaagggaaagagggacGGGGCGGCGGGGAGGCTAAAAagcagcacaacagcaacagtatCCTGCCATCATCAGTGGACTCTAAACTCCAGGAGATGGAGTATATGGAGAACCATATGAACAACAAGAGACTGACCACAGAGCTGGGCAGCACAGAGAACCTGTTGCTTAAAGAGGACAACAATTCCTCCTGCtcgtcctcatcatcctcctcctccaaaaactacaaaaatgcTAGCAGCAATGCCGCGACGCTCAATTCCTCGCCCCGCGGCCATAGCGCTACCAACGGCAGCGTGCCATCCTCTGcgccatcatcctcctcttccacgGGGAAGAATGAGAAGAAGCACAAGTTAGCAGTGGGGAAGGGGACGTCAGGTGGCTCCCACAGGGATCCCACAGACAACTGTATCCCCAACAACCAGCTGAGCAAACCAGAAGCACTTGTTAG ATTGGAGCAGGATGTTAAGAAGTTGAAGGCAGACCTGCAGGCCAGCAGGCAGGTTGAACAGGACCTGCGCAGCCAGATTGGCTCGCTGGGCAGCGCTGAGCGCTCTATACGCACTGAGCTGGGCCAACTGCGGCAGGAGAACGAGCTGCTGCAGAACAA GCTCCATAATGCTGTGCAGGCAAAGCAAAAGGATAAACAGGCAGTGGGCCAACTGGAGAAGAGGctcaaagcagagcaggaggccCGAGCCGCTGCAGAGAAACAACTAGCAGACGAAAAGAAACGAAAGAAGTTAGAGGAGGCCACAGCAGCCAGAGCAGTAGCACTGGCGGCAGCATCCAG AGGGGAGTGCACAGACACGCTGCGGCGGCGGATCACTGAATTAGAAACAGAGTGTAAGAAACTAACAATGGACATCAAGCTAAAGGAGGACCAGATCAGAGAGCTTGAATTGAAAGTTCAG GAGCTTCATAAATATAAGGAGaatgaaaaagacacagaggtgCTGATGTCAGCGCTGTCAGCGATGCAGGACAAGACCCAGCACCTGGAGAACAGCCTGAGCGCAGAGACCAGGATCAAACTGGACCTCTTCTCTGCGCTGGGAGACGCTAAGAGGCAGCTGGAGATTGCACAAG GTCAGATCCTGCAGAAGGACCAGGAGATCAAAGATCTGAAGCAGAAGATAGCCGAAGTAATGGCCGTCATGCCCAGCATCTCCTACACAGCCGACACCAGCAGCATGACCCCTGTGGCCCCCCACTACTCCTCCAAGTTCATGGACACCAATCCCTCCGGCCTAGACCCCAACGCCTCTGTTTACCAGCCACTCAAAAAGTGA
- the maco1b gene encoding macoilin-2 isoform X1 yields MKRRNADCSKLRRPLKRNRITEGIYGSTFLYLKFLVVWALVLLADFVLEFRFEYLWPFWLFIRSVYDSFRYQGLAFSVFFVCVAFTSDIICLLFIPVQWLFFAASTYVWVQYVWHTERGVCLPTVSLWILFVYIEAAIRFKDLKNFHVDLCRPFAAHCIGYPVVTLGFGFKSYVSYKMRLRKQKEVQKENEFYMQLLQQALPPEQQMLQRQEREAEEAAAAKGISEVDTPPVSQNGAPANKKTSAPLPELEYREKGKEGRGGGEAKKQHNSNSILPSSVDSKLQEMEYMENHMNNKRLTTELGSTENLLLKEDNNSSCSSSSSSSSKNYKNASSNAATLNSSPRGHSATNGSVPSSAPSSSSSTGKNEKKHKLAVGKGTSGGSHRDPTDNCIPNNQLSKPEALVRLEQDVKKLKADLQASRQVEQDLRSQIGSLGSAERSIRTELGQLRQENELLQNKLHNAVQAKQKDKQAVGQLEKRLKAEQEARAAAEKQLADEKKRKKLEEATAARAVALAAASRGECTDTLRRRITELETECKKLTMDIKLKEDQIRELELKVQELHKYKENEKDTEVLMSALSAMQDKTQHLENSLSAETRIKLDLFSALGDAKRQLEIAQGQILQKDQEIKDLKQKIAEVMAVMPSISYTADTSSMTPVAPHYSSKFMDTNPSGLDPNASVYQPLKK; encoded by the exons atgaagcGGCGCAATGCGGACTGCAGCAAACTCCGACGGCCGTTAAAACGGAACCGAATCACTGAGGGTATATACGGCAG TACCTTCCTGTACCTGAAGTTCCTGGTGGTGTGGGCACTTGTGCTACTGGCAGACTTTGTTCTGGAGTTCAGGTTTGAATACCTCTGGCCATTCTGGCTCTTCATCCGGAGTGTGTACGACTCCTTTAGATACCAGGGGCTG GCTTTCTCAgtattctttgtgtgtgttgcgttTACCTCGGACATCATttgcctcctcttcatcccagtGCAATGGCTATTCTTCGCTGCCAGTACCTATGTGTGGGTGCAGTATGTTTGGCACACAG agagAGGTGTCTGTCTGCCCACCGTGTCCCTATGGATACTCTTTGTGTACATAGAGGCAGCCATCAGATTCAAAGACCTGAAGAACTTCCACGTGGACCTGTGTCGTCCTTTTGCTGCACACTG CATTGGCTACCCAGTGGTCACACTGGGCTTCGGCTTCAAGAGCTATGTAAGCTATAAGATGCGCCTCCGGAAGCAAAAGGAGGTGCAGAAGGAGAATGAGTTTTAcatgcagctcctgcagcaggcTCTGCCTCCAGAGCAACAGATGCTTCAGAGGCAAGAGCGAGAAGCAGAAGAAG cagcagcagcaaaaggaaTATCTGAAGTGGACACACCTCCAGTGTCACAGAATGGCGCCCCAGCCAATAAAAAGACATCGGCACCACTGCCGGAGTTAGAGTatagagaaaaagggaaagagggacGGGGCGGCGGGGAGGCTAAAAagcagcacaacagcaacagtatCCTGCCATCATCAGTGGACTCTAAACTCCAGGAGATGGAGTATATGGAGAACCATATGAACAACAAGAGACTGACCACAGAGCTGGGCAGCACAGAGAACCTGTTGCTTAAAGAGGACAACAATTCCTCCTGCtcgtcctcatcatcctcctcctccaaaaactacaaaaatgcTAGCAGCAATGCCGCGACGCTCAATTCCTCGCCCCGCGGCCATAGCGCTACCAACGGCAGCGTGCCATCCTCTGcgccatcatcctcctcttccacgGGGAAGAATGAGAAGAAGCACAAGTTAGCAGTGGGGAAGGGGACGTCAGGTGGCTCCCACAGGGATCCCACAGACAACTGTATCCCCAACAACCAGCTGAGCAAACCAGAAGCACTTGTTAG ATTGGAGCAGGATGTTAAGAAGTTGAAGGCAGACCTGCAGGCCAGCAGGCAGGTTGAACAGGACCTGCGCAGCCAGATTGGCTCGCTGGGCAGCGCTGAGCGCTCTATACGCACTGAGCTGGGCCAACTGCGGCAGGAGAACGAGCTGCTGCAGAACAA GCTCCATAATGCTGTGCAGGCAAAGCAAAAGGATAAACAGGCAGTGGGCCAACTGGAGAAGAGGctcaaagcagagcaggaggccCGAGCCGCTGCAGAGAAACAACTAGCAGACGAAAAGAAACGAAAGAAGTTAGAGGAGGCCACAGCAGCCAGAGCAGTAGCACTGGCGGCAGCATCCAG AGGGGAGTGCACAGACACGCTGCGGCGGCGGATCACTGAATTAGAAACAGAGTGTAAGAAACTAACAATGGACATCAAGCTAAAGGAGGACCAGATCAGAGAGCTTGAATTGAAAGTTCAG GAGCTTCATAAATATAAGGAGaatgaaaaagacacagaggtgCTGATGTCAGCGCTGTCAGCGATGCAGGACAAGACCCAGCACCTGGAGAACAGCCTGAGCGCAGAGACCAGGATCAAACTGGACCTCTTCTCTGCGCTGGGAGACGCTAAGAGGCAGCTGGAGATTGCACAAG GTCAGATCCTGCAGAAGGACCAGGAGATCAAAGATCTGAAGCAGAAGATAGCCGAAGTAATGGCCGTCATGCCCAGCATCTCCTACACAGCCGACACCAGCAGCATGACCCCTGTGGCCCCCCACTACTCCTCCAAGTTCATGGACACCAATCCCTCCGGCCTAGACCCCAACGCCTCTGTTTACCAGCCACTCAAAAAGTGA